A genomic stretch from Coleofasciculus sp. FACHB-1120 includes:
- a CDS encoding RNA-binding protein, with the protein MSIYVGNLSYDVTQEDLSQVFAEYGTVKRVQLPTDRETGRPRGFGFVEMETEAEETAAIEALDGAEWMGRDLKVNKAKPREDRGPSGGGGGNRRPSSGGFSRRY; encoded by the coding sequence ATGTCAATCTATGTAGGCAACCTATCCTACGACGTAACCCAAGAGGACCTGAGCCAGGTTTTTGCAGAATACGGAACTGTTAAGCGGGTTCAGCTACCCACTGACCGCGAGACAGGTCGCCCGCGTGGCTTTGGTTTTGTGGAAATGGAAACTGAAGCTGAAGAAACGGCTGCCATTGAAGCTCTAGATGGAGCAGAGTGGATGGGTCGGGATTTGAAAGTTAACAAAGCCAAACCTCGCGAAGATAGAGGACCCTCTGGCGGTGGCGGTGGTAATCGCAGACCCAGTAGCGGTGGATTCTCTCGACGCTACTAA